The nucleotide sequence CCAGCAGCATGCGATCGCGCAAGACGGGTGTCATCGGCGTCCTCGTCGCGGACTTCGAGCCCTTCAGTGCCGAGATACTCAAGGGCGTGGGCGAGGCACTGCGCGACTCGCGGTACGACCTGCTCGCGTACTCCGGCTCGCACGGTGCCGCGGAGGGGTGGGAGCGGCGGTCGCTCTCACGGCTGAGCGGCACGCTCATCGACGGCGCGATCATGGTCACCCCGACCGTGGTGAACGTCGGCGCCGACGTGCCGGTCGTCGCCATCGACCCGCACACGGGTCCCGCCGATCTCCCCACCGTCGAATGCGACAGCTTCGGTGGCGCGCTGCTGGCCACCCGATACCTCATCGAACTCGGGCACACGCGCATCGGCTTCATCGCGGGTCGCCCTGATCTCAGATCGTCGATCGCGCGCGACGCCGGCTATCGACGAGCGCTGGCCGATGCGAGCATCCCCCTGGACCCGGCTCTCGTCGGCTCGGGAAGCTACCAGCAGGACGCCGTGCGCGTGGCCGCCCTCGAGATGCTCCGCCGATCTGACCGGCCGACCGCGGTCTTCGCCGCCAACGACACCTCGGGCCTGGAGATCGTCCGGGTCGCGTCCGAGCTGGGGATCGACGTCCCGCGCGAACTGTCGGTCATCGGATTCGACGACGTGCCCGAGGCGTCCAAGGCCACGCCCGCACTCACGACGGTGCGCCAGCCCATGCAGGTGCTCGGCGCCGAGGCGGTCGGCATGCTCCTGGGGCTCATGGAAGGGAAGACCCCGGCGGTCACGCATGTGAAGCTGCCGACGCGCCTCGTGCCGCGGGAGACCACCGCGCCACCACCGTGAGGTCAGCTCCGAGCTGCGCCGCCCGGATCCCGGAGCAGTTCGGCGAAGGCGGCCTCAGCGGCGCCGATGAGCAGACGATCCTCCGCCAGTGATGCGACGCGGATGAGGAGCTCCTCGCTGGTCGCCGACATGGTCTGCTCCTGAACCAGGGCCCCGAGTCCCGGCACATCGACCGCGGCGATGGTGGCGAGGAAGCCGCCGAGCACGACCACCGAGGGGTTGAGCGCGTTGACGGCGTTGGCAAGTGCGGTCGAGAGGATGCGGCGCTGTCGCGCGACCTCCTCGGCCGCGGTCGGGCCTGCGGCGGCCACGGCCGCCGCGAGCGCGGGCTCGTCGGCCGTCTGGAGTCCGACGGCGGCGAGCAGCCGGGATCTGCTGACCTCGTCCTCGAGGACGCCGTCGTCGGCGCGACGGTCGGTCGCCGAGGCGATGCCGGGGCGATTCTGACCGAACTCGCCCGTATAGCCGCCGGCGCCGAGCAGCGGCTGTCCGTGCACGATCAGGCCGCCGCCGATGCCGCTGGCGCCGCCGTTGAGATAGATCACGTCGTCGAAGCCGGCTGCGGCGCCGAAGAGGTGCTCGGCGATCGCACCCAGAGTCGCGTCGTTGCCGGCGACGGTCGGCAGGCCGGTGGCGTCAGCGACGAGATCGCGAACCGGCGCGTCGGCCCAGTGCAGGTGGGGGGCGTTGCGGACGAGCCCGTCCGCCGCCCGCACGAGCCCTGGCACGGCGAGTCCGACGCCCACGATGCGCGCGCCGGCGAGTTCGCCGGCCCGCCAGTTCTCGACGCGCTCGGCGATGAGCCGCGCTGTCTCATCCGGTGACAGCAAGTGGTCGAGCTCGATGCGTTCGCGGACCGGGATGCCCCGGTCCAGCCCCACGGCGGCGATCGTGAGGGCGTCGACCTCCGGGTTGGCCGCGATCGCCATCACCCGTGCGTCGGCGATGACCACCGGAGAAGGGCGCCCGACGCGGCGGGATGGGTCGGGCGCACGCTCCACGACCAGCCCCTCCCGCACCAGCTCGGCGACGAGGTCGGCGATCGTCGATCGGTTGAGCCCGGTGGACTCGGTCAGCCGCGCCCGGGAGAGCGGGCCTTCGAGGTGCACGAGACGCAGCAGCCTGGCCAGGTTGCGCTGACGCACACCCTCGGCTGCGGACGGATCGCTCACCGTCTCACTGTAGGGTGCGGCGGGGCGGCGTCCCGGGATTTGTTGCGCGGGCGGTCAAACGGGTCGCACCGCGGGGTCCGGGGGATCAGGTGGAAGCGTGCTCGGCGCCGGGTGGCGAGATCGACCTGACCGCCGTCGTGAAATCGAGCGTCTGGAGCACCTCGACGGCCCGGTCATAGCGACGTCCGGCGAGGACGACGAACACCGCTCCGACGACGTCGATGAAGCCGATGGTCGCTCCGCCGGCGCGGACCTCGTAGCGATCGATGTCGATTCGCTCCCACCGGACGGGTGAGTCTTCGGGGGCCGGGGGCTCTGGGCGCCGCGGCGGCAGTTCCTTGAGTGACGGCATGACCCGCGATCGCAGCGCACTGCGCCGCGCGGGTGAGGACGGCCTCTCGAGCACCATTGGGGAGACTCCTCTCGTCATGCCCCGACCTCCGCCTGGCGGTGAGCGCCCGCACAGGGGTTGACGCAGGTGGGAAAGGCCGACTAGCGACTGAATGCCGACGTCGCCGCGAAGCGGATCTCGTCCCGAGATCATTGTCCGCCCTGTCCTCCGCGGCCGTGTTAATGCCCGGTGAACTTCCGGTCACAACCGGATACAGGGCGGCCATCGAGGCGCACCGACGGCCGTTCGCAAGTGATGCGGGCTGGACGCAGCATGCGTTCTGGTATAGGTTGTCGGCAGCAACATTTCTCGCGAAGGAGCGTCATGCCCACCCCCACCCGCGCCGACAAGTTCTCGTTCGGCCTCTGGACCATCGGCTACAACGGCACCGATCCCTTCGGTGGGCCGACCCGCAATCACCTCGACGTCGTGCACGCCGTCGAGAAGCTCGCCGAGCTCGGCGCGTACGGCCTCACCTTCCACGACGACGACCTGTTCGCGTTCGGATCGACGGATGCTGAGCGCCAGACCCAGATCGACCGCCTCAAGGGCGCGCTCGACGACACCGGCCTCATCATCCCGATGGTGACGACCAACCTCTTCTCGGCTCCCGTCTTCAAGGATGGCGGCTTCACGTCGAACGACCGTGACGTGCGCCGTTTCGCCCTGCGCAAGGTGTTCCGCCAGCTCGACCTCGGCGCCGAGCTCGGCGCGAAGACGTTCGTCATGTGGGGCGGCCGCGAGGGCGCCGAGTACGACTCGGCCAAGGACATCCGCGCCGCCCTCGAGCGCTACCGCGAGGCCGTCAACCTCCTCGGCGACTACGTCACCGACAAGGGGTACGACATCCGCTTCGCCATCGAGCCGAAGCCGAACGAGCCGCGCGGCGACATCCTGCTGCCGACGCTCGGCCACGCGATCGCGTTCATCGACTCGCTCGAGCGTCCCGAGCTGGTCGGCCTCAACCCCGAGGTCGGTCACGAGCAGATGGCGGGCCTGAACTTCGCCGCCGGCATCGCGCAAGCGCTGTACCACGGCAAGCTCTTCCACATCGACCTCAACGGCCAGCGCGGCATCAAGTACGACCAGGACCTCGTGTTCGGACACGGCGACCTGCACAACGCGTTCGCCCTCGTCGACCTGCTGGAGAACGGCGGCCCCGGCGGCGTCCCTGCCTACGACGGCCCCCGTCACTTCGACTACAAGCCCTCGCGCACCGAGGACGAGACCGGTGTCTGGGACTCGGCCGCCGCGAACATGCGTACCTACCTGCTGTTGAAGGAGCGCGCCGCGGCCTTCCGCGCCGACCCCGAGGTGCAGGAGGCGCTCGCCGCTGCGAAGGTCGACGAGCTGTCGGTGCCGACCCTGAACGAGGGCGAGTCGTACGACGACTTCCTCGCCGACCGCTCGGCGTACGAGGACTTCGACCCGTCGGTCTACCTCGGAGGCAAGGGCTTCGGCTTCGTCCGCCTTCAGCAGCTCGCGACCGAGCACCTGCTCGGCGCCCGCGGCTGACGGCATCCGTCCCCCCCCCTCCCTCCTCGCGAGACAGCATCGGGGCGCCGACACAGCAAGCCACCGCTGCAGTCTCGGTGCTCCGATGCAGTCTCGCGGAGGGATGAGCGCGTGAAGGAGCGCACATGAGCCTCGTCATGGGAGTCGACTCGTCGACGCAGTCCTGCAAGGTCGTGATCACGGATGCCTCGACCCAGGCGGTGGTGAGGCAGGGGCGCGCGTCGCACCCCGACGGCACGTCTGTCGACCCCGAGGCGTGGTGGAGCGCACTGCAGGCGGCGATCGCCGACGCCGGCGGGATCGACGACGTCGAGGCGTGGGCGATCGGCGGGCAGCAGCACGGCATGGTCGCGCTCGATGCCGACGGCGGAGTCGTCCGCGATGCGCTGCTGTGGAACGACACCCGCTCGGCCCAGGCCGCGGCCGACCTCACGGCGGAGTTCGGCGCCGACGAGCTCGCGCGGCGCACGGGCCTCGTGCCCGTCGCATCCTTCACGATCACGAAGCTCCGCTGGCTGCGCGACACCGAGCCCGGCAACGCCGCGCGGGTCGCTGCGGTCGCGCTCCCGCACGACTGGCTGACCTGGCGGCTGCGCGGCTTCGGGCCCGAGGGTGAGTCGCAGCGCGGTCCCGTGCTCGACGAGCTCGTCACCGACCGCTCCGACGCCTCGGGCACCGGCTACTGGAACCCTGCGACCGGCGGCTACGACCGCGACCTCCTCGTCGCCGCACTCGGCCACGACGCGGTGCTCCCGCGTGTGCTCGGACCCGACGAATGGGTGACGGATGCCGAGGGCCGCCGCGTGGGCGGCGGCGCCGGCGACAATGCCGGCGCGGCGCTCGGGCTCGGCGCCGGCCCCGGAGACGTCGTCGTGTCGATCGGCACGAGCGGAACCGTCTTCGCGGTGAGCGAGGAGCGCACGATCGACCCGACAGGGACGGTCGCCGGATTCGCGGACTGCACGGGCCGCTTCCTGCCACTCGTCGCCACGCTCAATGCGGCGCGCGTGCTCGACGCGATCGGACGTGTTCTCGGCGTCGATCACGCCGAGCTCTCCCAGCTCGCGCTGGCCGCCGAGCCCGGCGCCGCGGGACTCGCGCTCGTGCCGTACTTCGAGGGCGAGCGCACGCCGAACCTGCCCGACGCCACCGCGTCGCTCACCGGCATGACCCTTGCCTCGACGACGCGCGAGAACCTCGCG is from Microbacterium sp. LWH3-1.2 and encodes:
- a CDS encoding LacI family DNA-binding transcriptional regulator, which codes for MTRRPTITDVAAAAGVSVATVSKAVNGRYGVASETVDRVLAVVAELGYESSLIASSMRSRKTGVIGVLVADFEPFSAEILKGVGEALRDSRYDLLAYSGSHGAAEGWERRSLSRLSGTLIDGAIMVTPTVVNVGADVPVVAIDPHTGPADLPTVECDSFGGALLATRYLIELGHTRIGFIAGRPDLRSSIARDAGYRRALADASIPLDPALVGSGSYQQDAVRVAALEMLRRSDRPTAVFAANDTSGLEIVRVASELGIDVPRELSVIGFDDVPEASKATPALTTVRQPMQVLGAEAVGMLLGLMEGKTPAVTHVKLPTRLVPRETTAPPP
- a CDS encoding ROK family transcriptional regulator → MSDPSAAEGVRQRNLARLLRLVHLEGPLSRARLTESTGLNRSTIADLVAELVREGLVVERAPDPSRRVGRPSPVVIADARVMAIAANPEVDALTIAAVGLDRGIPVRERIELDHLLSPDETARLIAERVENWRAGELAGARIVGVGLAVPGLVRAADGLVRNAPHLHWADAPVRDLVADATGLPTVAGNDATLGAIAEHLFGAAAGFDDVIYLNGGASGIGGGLIVHGQPLLGAGGYTGEFGQNRPGIASATDRRADDGVLEDEVSRSRLLAAVGLQTADEPALAAAVAAAGPTAAEEVARQRRILSTALANAVNALNPSVVVLGGFLATIAAVDVPGLGALVQEQTMSATSEELLIRVASLAEDRLLIGAAEAAFAELLRDPGGAARS
- the xylA gene encoding xylose isomerase — its product is MPTPTRADKFSFGLWTIGYNGTDPFGGPTRNHLDVVHAVEKLAELGAYGLTFHDDDLFAFGSTDAERQTQIDRLKGALDDTGLIIPMVTTNLFSAPVFKDGGFTSNDRDVRRFALRKVFRQLDLGAELGAKTFVMWGGREGAEYDSAKDIRAALERYREAVNLLGDYVTDKGYDIRFAIEPKPNEPRGDILLPTLGHAIAFIDSLERPELVGLNPEVGHEQMAGLNFAAGIAQALYHGKLFHIDLNGQRGIKYDQDLVFGHGDLHNAFALVDLLENGGPGGVPAYDGPRHFDYKPSRTEDETGVWDSAAANMRTYLLLKERAAAFRADPEVQEALAAAKVDELSVPTLNEGESYDDFLADRSAYEDFDPSVYLGGKGFGFVRLQQLATEHLLGARG
- a CDS encoding xylulokinase, whose product is MSLVMGVDSSTQSCKVVITDASTQAVVRQGRASHPDGTSVDPEAWWSALQAAIADAGGIDDVEAWAIGGQQHGMVALDADGGVVRDALLWNDTRSAQAAADLTAEFGADELARRTGLVPVASFTITKLRWLRDTEPGNAARVAAVALPHDWLTWRLRGFGPEGESQRGPVLDELVTDRSDASGTGYWNPATGGYDRDLLVAALGHDAVLPRVLGPDEWVTDAEGRRVGGGAGDNAGAALGLGAGPGDVVVSIGTSGTVFAVSEERTIDPTGTVAGFADCTGRFLPLVATLNAARVLDAIGRVLGVDHAELSQLALAAEPGAAGLALVPYFEGERTPNLPDATASLTGMTLASTTRENLARAAVEGMLSGLAAGLEALRGLGVPLERALLVGGGAQSEAVRRIAPLVLGLPVEVPEPGEYVAFGAARQAASVLSA